The following are encoded in a window of Streptococcus pasteurianus genomic DNA:
- the sufC gene encoding Fe-S cluster assembly ATPase SufC, whose product MSVLEIKDLHVSIEDKEILKGVNLTLKTGEIAAIMGPNGTGKSTLSAAIMGNPNYEVTQGEILLDGENILELEVDERARLGLFLAMQYPSEIPGITNAEFIRAAMNAGKEDDDKISVMDFITKLDEKMEFLGMKEEMAERYLNEGFSGGEKKRNEILQLLMLEPKFALLDEIDSGLDIDALKIVSKGVNAMRGDNFGAMIITHYQRLLNYITPDVVHIMMDGRVVLSGDAELAARLEKEGYAKIAEELGLKYEEEV is encoded by the coding sequence ATGTCTGTACTTGAAATAAAAGATCTTCATGTTTCTATTGAAGATAAAGAAATTTTAAAAGGTGTCAATCTAACCCTTAAGACTGGAGAGATTGCTGCGATTATGGGACCTAATGGTACTGGTAAATCAACTTTATCAGCAGCTATTATGGGAAATCCAAATTATGAGGTTACTCAAGGCGAAATTTTGCTTGACGGTGAAAATATCCTTGAACTCGAAGTTGACGAACGTGCACGTCTTGGGCTTTTTCTTGCTATGCAATACCCATCTGAAATTCCAGGAATTACCAATGCTGAATTTATCCGTGCAGCTATGAATGCTGGAAAAGAAGATGACGATAAAATTTCAGTTATGGATTTCATCACAAAACTTGATGAAAAAATGGAATTTCTTGGCATGAAAGAAGAAATGGCAGAACGTTACCTTAACGAAGGTTTCTCAGGTGGTGAGAAAAAACGTAATGAAATTCTTCAATTGCTAATGCTCGAACCTAAATTTGCACTTCTTGACGAAATTGATTCAGGACTTGATATCGATGCTCTTAAAATTGTTTCAAAAGGTGTTAACGCTATGCGTGGCGATAATTTTGGAGCTATGATTATTACTCACTATCAACGACTTCTCAACTATATTACGCCAGATGTGGTGCATATTATGATGGATGGACGTGTTGTTCTTTCAGGTGATGCTGAACTTGCTGCCCGTCTTGAAAAAGAAGGCTATGCAAAAATTGCAGAAGAACTTGGACTAAAATACGAAGAAGAAGTGTAA
- a CDS encoding glycosyltransferase family 4 protein, producing MAPFTIEYVLVLIGAFLLSLFLTPIVRFIAFRVGAVDNPNARRVNEVPMPSSGGLAIFISFLISALILMPRVLKEPIWTTSYFDYILPVVIGGLIITTIGFIDDIYELKPKTKMAGIILGAVVVWAFTDFRFDSFKIPFGGPLLEFNSVITFFLTVFWIISITNAMNLIDGLDGLVSGVSIISLVTMALVSYFFLPQTDFYLTLTILLLIACIAGFFPYNYNPAIIYLGDTGALFIGFMIGVLSLQGLKNSTAVAVVTPVIILGVPILDTTVAIIRRKLSGRPATEADKMHLHHRLLAMGFTHRGAVLVVYGIAILFSLIALLLNVSSRLGGVLLMVGVAFALEVFIEGLEIWGVGRTPLFDTLKFIGNSDYRQATMLKWKNRKNNK from the coding sequence ATGGCACCCTTTACAATTGAATATGTTCTTGTTTTAATCGGCGCTTTCTTACTATCATTATTTTTGACACCGATTGTTCGTTTTATTGCATTTCGTGTTGGAGCTGTTGATAATCCAAATGCTAGACGTGTCAACGAAGTACCTATGCCAAGCAGCGGTGGATTAGCAATTTTTATCTCTTTCTTGATTTCAGCCTTAATTCTAATGCCAAGGGTTTTGAAAGAGCCGATATGGACAACATCTTATTTTGATTATATTTTGCCAGTCGTTATTGGTGGATTGATTATCACAACGATTGGTTTTATCGATGATATTTACGAATTGAAACCTAAGACAAAAATGGCAGGCATTATTCTTGGAGCTGTTGTTGTCTGGGCATTTACAGATTTCCGATTTGATAGTTTTAAAATACCGTTTGGCGGTCCTTTGCTCGAGTTTAATTCAGTAATTACTTTCTTTTTAACCGTCTTTTGGATTATTTCGATTACCAATGCAATGAATTTGATTGACGGTTTAGATGGTTTGGTTAGTGGCGTATCAATCATTAGCCTTGTTACAATGGCTTTGGTTTCGTATTTCTTTTTACCGCAAACTGATTTTTACCTAACGTTGACAATCTTACTTTTGATTGCTTGTATTGCAGGTTTCTTCCCTTATAACTACAACCCTGCGATTATTTATCTGGGAGACACGGGTGCTCTGTTTATAGGTTTTATGATTGGTGTTTTATCATTGCAAGGGTTGAAAAATTCAACAGCTGTTGCCGTGGTAACGCCAGTTATCATTCTTGGTGTACCAATACTAGATACTACTGTGGCGATTATTCGTCGTAAATTGTCAGGGCGTCCAGCGACGGAAGCAGACAAGATGCACTTGCATCACCGCCTTTTGGCAATGGGATTCACGCATCGTGGAGCAGTTTTAGTGGTTTATGGTATTGCCATTCTCTTTTCACTTATCGCCTTGTTGCTAAATGTCTCTAGCCGTCTTGGCGGTGTGCTTTTAATGGTTGGTGTTGCCTTTGCTTTAGAAGTCTTTATTGAAGGGCTAGAAATTTGGGGAGTAGGGCGTACACCACTCTTTGATACGCTTAAATTTATCGGAAATAGCGATTATCGCCAAGCAACCATGCTAAAATGGAAAAATCGCAAAAATAATAAGTGA
- a CDS encoding amino acid ABC transporter ATP-binding protein, with the protein MTQAIIDIKHLKKSYGQNEVLKDISLSVTKGEVISIIGSSGSGKSTFLRSINLLEEPTAGEILFHGQNVLKKDYNLTEYREKLGMVFQSFNLFENLNVLENAIVAQTTVLKRSRDEAEKIAKENLTKVGMTEQYWKAKPKQLSGGQKQRVAIARALSVNPEAMLFDEPTSALDPEMVGEVLKTMQDLAKSGLTMIIVTHEMEFAKEVSDRVIFMDKGVIAEEGTPEQIFEHPQQERTKVFLQRFLK; encoded by the coding sequence ATGACACAAGCTATCATTGATATTAAACATTTAAAAAAATCTTACGGACAAAATGAAGTCCTCAAAGATATTTCACTTTCAGTAACTAAAGGTGAAGTTATTTCGATTATCGGTTCATCAGGTTCAGGAAAATCGACATTTCTTCGTTCTATCAACCTTTTAGAAGAACCAACAGCTGGTGAAATCCTCTTTCACGGGCAAAATGTTCTTAAAAAAGATTATAATTTGACAGAATATCGTGAAAAATTGGGCATGGTTTTCCAATCATTTAACCTTTTTGAAAATCTTAACGTTTTAGAAAATGCCATCGTTGCCCAAACAACTGTTCTCAAACGTTCACGTGACGAAGCTGAAAAAATCGCTAAAGAAAATCTTACAAAAGTCGGTATGACAGAGCAATACTGGAAAGCAAAACCAAAACAACTCTCTGGCGGTCAAAAACAACGTGTGGCTATCGCACGCGCCCTCTCTGTCAACCCTGAAGCAATGCTCTTTGACGAACCAACTTCAGCCCTTGACCCAGAAATGGTCGGAGAAGTTTTAAAAACAATGCAAGACCTTGCCAAATCTGGTTTAACAATGATTATCGTTACTCACGAAATGGAATTCGCCAAAGAAGTTTCTGACCGTGTGATTTTCATGGATAAAGGCGTTATCGCCGAAGAGGGAACACCTGAACAAATCTTTGAACATCCACAACAAGAACGTACAAAAGTTTTCTTACAACGTTTCTTAAAATAA
- a CDS encoding ABC transporter permease subunit (The N-terminal region of this protein, as described by TIGR01726, is a three transmembrane segment that identifies a subfamily of ABC transporter permease subunits, which specificities that include histidine, arginine, glutamine, glutamate, L-cystine (sic), the opines (in Agrobacterium) octopine and nopaline, etc.), whose product MKKLLLSCFAAVLLLFGGMTSIHADEYLRIGMEAAYAPFNWTQDDDSNGAVPIEGTNQYANGYDVQIAKKIADSLGKELLVVKTTWTGLIPALTSGKIDMIAAGMSPTDERKKEIAFSDSYYTSYPVIVVSKKGDYANATSLADFSGAKLTSQQGVYLYNLIDQISGATKETAMGDFNQMRQALESGIIDGYVSERPDAISAENANSDFKMISFEEGQGFSTSESDTAIAVGLRKDDTEMLAKVNAVLAGISEDERLELMDKMIEEQPSDNSEEDENSNFFTDMWTIFKNNWNQFLRGAGVTLFISIIGTVVGLFIGLLIGVYRTAPKAANKVLAGLQKAFGWVLNVYIEVFRGTPMIVQAMVIYYGTAQAFGISIDRTLAAVLIVSINTGAYMSEIVRGGIFAVDKGQFEAATALGFTHGQTMRKIVLPQVVRNILPATGNEFVINIKDTSVLNVISVVELYFSGNTVATQTYQYFQTFTIIAIIYFILTFTVTRILRFIERRFDADTYTTGANQNQTKEVK is encoded by the coding sequence ATGAAAAAGTTACTTTTAAGTTGTTTTGCAGCTGTTCTTCTTCTCTTTGGAGGAATGACTAGCATACACGCTGACGAATACCTTCGTATCGGTATGGAGGCTGCCTACGCTCCCTTCAACTGGACACAAGATGATGATTCTAACGGAGCTGTTCCTATTGAAGGAACTAATCAATATGCTAACGGATATGATGTCCAAATTGCTAAGAAAATTGCAGACAGTTTAGGCAAGGAACTTCTCGTTGTCAAAACAACTTGGACAGGATTAATTCCTGCACTTACTTCTGGGAAAATCGATATGATTGCTGCCGGAATGAGCCCAACTGATGAACGCAAAAAAGAAATTGCCTTTTCAGATAGTTACTACACAAGTTATCCCGTAATCGTTGTTTCTAAAAAAGGCGATTATGCCAATGCAACATCTCTAGCTGACTTTTCAGGTGCAAAATTAACATCTCAACAAGGTGTTTACCTTTATAACCTCATTGACCAAATTAGCGGTGCAACTAAAGAAACTGCCATGGGTGACTTCAACCAAATGCGTCAAGCTCTTGAATCTGGTATCATTGACGGTTATGTTTCTGAACGTCCAGATGCCATCTCAGCCGAAAACGCTAATAGCGACTTCAAGATGATTTCATTTGAAGAAGGTCAAGGTTTTTCAACATCAGAATCTGATACAGCTATTGCCGTTGGTCTTCGCAAAGACGACACAGAAATGCTCGCTAAAGTCAACGCTGTTTTAGCTGGTATTTCAGAAGATGAACGTTTGGAACTCATGGATAAAATGATTGAAGAACAACCATCTGATAATTCTGAAGAAGATGAAAACAGCAACTTCTTCACTGACATGTGGACAATTTTCAAAAATAACTGGAATCAATTCTTACGTGGTGCTGGAGTGACACTCTTCATCTCAATTATTGGTACAGTTGTCGGTCTCTTTATCGGACTTCTCATCGGTGTTTATCGTACCGCTCCAAAAGCTGCCAATAAAGTATTAGCTGGACTTCAAAAAGCTTTCGGTTGGGTACTCAATGTCTATATTGAAGTCTTTCGTGGTACGCCAATGATTGTACAAGCGATGGTTATTTACTATGGTACTGCTCAAGCTTTTGGAATCTCAATTGACCGTACCTTAGCCGCTGTCCTTATCGTTTCAATCAATACTGGTGCTTACATGAGCGAAATCGTCCGCGGTGGTATCTTCGCCGTTGATAAAGGTCAATTCGAAGCCGCAACAGCACTCGGATTTACCCACGGACAAACCATGCGCAAAATCGTTCTTCCACAAGTTGTCCGCAATATTTTGCCAGCAACAGGTAACGAATTTGTCATCAATATCAAAGATACTTCTGTATTGAACGTTATTTCCGTTGTCGAACTTTACTTCTCAGGTAACACCGTTGCGACACAAACTTATCAATATTTCCAAACATTTACTATTATCGCGATTATTTACTTTATCCTCACCTTTACTGTGACACGTATCCTACGATTTATTGAACGTCGTTTCGATGCGGACACCTACACAACTGGTGCTAACCAAAACCAAACGAAAGAGGTGAAATAA
- the sufD gene encoding Fe-S cluster assembly protein SufD, giving the protein MTKESILNFSQTKAEPLWLQERRLTAFDNIDKLTLPEINRVKFHRWNLGDGTISEDQALANVPDFTALGDNPKLVQVGTQTVLEQLPTDLINKGVIFTDFYTALEEIPDIIEKYFGAARDFKEDKLAAYHTAYFNSAAVLYVPDNIEIEEPIEGLFYQDKASDVPFNKHILIIAGRNSRINYLERFETIGEGDAQATANISVEVIALDDSQIKFSAIDRLGENVTTYISRRARHGKDASVDWALGIMNEGNVIADFDSDLYGNGSHANLKVVAASSGRQVQGVDTRVTNYGCNSIGHILQHGVILERGTLTFNGIGHIIKGAKGADAQQESRVLMLSDKARSDANPILLIDENDVTAGHAASIGQVDPEDMYYLMSRGLDKDTAERLVIRGFLGAVITEIPVKEVRDEMIAVLDRKLENR; this is encoded by the coding sequence ATGACGAAAGAATCTATCCTAAATTTTTCACAAACAAAGGCAGAACCTTTATGGCTACAAGAACGTCGTTTGACTGCCTTTGATAATATAGATAAATTGACATTACCTGAAATCAACCGTGTTAAATTTCACCGCTGGAACTTAGGTGATGGGACGATTTCAGAGGACCAAGCACTTGCTAATGTCCCTGATTTCACAGCACTTGGAGACAATCCAAAACTTGTTCAAGTCGGTACACAAACCGTTTTAGAACAATTACCAACTGATTTGATTAATAAAGGTGTTATTTTCACCGATTTCTATACAGCTTTGGAAGAAATTCCTGATATTATTGAAAAGTATTTTGGAGCAGCGCGTGATTTTAAAGAAGATAAGTTAGCTGCTTATCACACCGCTTATTTTAATAGCGCAGCTGTTCTTTACGTTCCTGATAATATTGAGATTGAAGAGCCAATCGAAGGCTTATTTTATCAAGATAAAGCTAGTGATGTGCCGTTTAACAAGCATATTTTAATCATTGCAGGGCGCAATAGTCGCATTAATTATTTGGAACGCTTTGAAACAATTGGCGAGGGTGATGCTCAAGCAACAGCGAATATCAGCGTCGAGGTTATTGCACTTGATGATAGCCAAATAAAATTTTCAGCTATTGACCGTCTGGGTGAGAATGTCACAACATACATTAGTCGTCGTGCTCGCCACGGTAAAGATGCTAGTGTCGATTGGGCACTCGGTATCATGAATGAAGGCAATGTTATCGCTGATTTCGATTCAGATTTGTATGGAAATGGTAGCCATGCCAATCTTAAAGTTGTTGCAGCATCATCAGGACGTCAAGTCCAAGGTGTGGATACACGTGTGACAAACTACGGCTGCAATTCAATTGGTCATATTTTACAACATGGTGTTATTTTAGAACGTGGAACACTGACATTTAACGGTATTGGACATATTATCAAGGGAGCAAAAGGAGCAGATGCACAACAAGAAAGCCGTGTTTTAATGCTTTCTGATAAAGCACGTTCTGACGCCAATCCAATTTTGTTAATTGATGAAAATGATGTAACGGCAGGTCATGCGGCTTCAATTGGACAAGTTGACCCCGAAGATATGTATTATTTGATGAGTCGTGGACTTGATAAGGATACAGCAGAGCGCTTGGTTATTCGTGGTTTCTTGGGCGCTGTTATTACGGAAATTCCTGTAAAAGAAGTCCGTGATGAAATGATTGCGGTATTAGACCGTAAATTGGAGAATCGTTAG
- a CDS encoding DUF2207 domain-containing protein, which yields MMKKLTLFLLAIMTFLGLSVQVNAEVDYSISHYDGVLEIHNDNSADFIQKITYQFDSSYNGQIVTLGEAGNMPAGFSVNSQPEISAEVNGTSREVDTRISNLGDGYEVKVYNAGSSGDTVVVTVHWQLSQLLFPYSDVVELNWVPISDWDETLHNVNFTVTTDKSTSNRQLWAHTGYLNSTTVTKMSNGYQISAKNVSGKLELHAYWDHSIFENVSLSSKNRKSAIIKQEAKIVHRSQVLQMLLFYILPAIVIILIVGALVVFFRAFRLAGQYEHFDRKIRSYEAPEDWSPLLVLKYIYDVDLQHLDTKGSSIPQKFNFETAMQATLLDLIDRKVISVDNKELFCHLDMPMMDYEAEVIDMAFGGKEKIIIDDLFADYHFDDTLLNKYKKQYKGKTLESKLNKIGNDFNRRYNAKLNSINKLVEKEVTSQNLPAIRQELSEGTKSTISLARRFLLVAMLLVTLSGVYSFMQEHWIFLIYGTLLAIVIFMLFYINRKMHYSTEHGTITAEGQQCVQAWVSFTNMMRDIDKFDKVDIQGVVVWNRILVYATLFGYAKRVQKYLDFNAIKLANESVILTNQELGYMIGMHTHQLGLASHNANMAAHFSVSSGSSGSGGGGGFSGGGGGGGGGAF from the coding sequence ATGATGAAAAAATTAACATTATTTTTACTTGCTATTATGACATTTTTGGGATTGTCCGTTCAGGTTAATGCTGAAGTTGACTACAGTATTAGCCATTATGACGGTGTTTTAGAAATACATAACGATAATTCAGCTGATTTTATTCAGAAGATTACGTATCAGTTTGATTCGTCTTATAATGGGCAAATTGTAACATTGGGAGAAGCTGGTAATATGCCAGCTGGTTTTTCGGTAAATAGTCAACCTGAAATTTCGGCAGAAGTTAATGGAACTAGCAGAGAAGTTGACACTAGAATTTCTAATCTTGGTGATGGTTATGAAGTGAAAGTTTATAATGCTGGTTCGAGTGGTGATACTGTTGTGGTTACTGTGCACTGGCAATTATCGCAATTGTTGTTTCCGTATTCAGATGTTGTCGAATTAAACTGGGTACCAATCAGTGATTGGGATGAAACCTTGCATAATGTGAATTTTACGGTAACCACGGATAAGTCCACTTCCAATCGCCAATTGTGGGCACATACAGGTTATCTGAATTCAACAACAGTTACCAAAATGTCGAATGGTTATCAAATTTCAGCTAAAAATGTTAGTGGTAAATTGGAGCTACACGCTTATTGGGACCATTCAATTTTTGAAAATGTTAGCTTATCATCTAAGAATCGAAAGTCAGCTATTATCAAACAAGAGGCTAAAATTGTTCATAGAAGTCAAGTTTTACAGATGTTGTTATTTTATATCTTGCCAGCAATTGTTATTATATTGATAGTGGGTGCTTTAGTGGTATTTTTCAGAGCATTCAGACTTGCTGGACAATATGAACATTTTGATAGAAAAATACGTTCTTACGAAGCGCCAGAGGACTGGTCGCCACTTTTAGTATTGAAATACATTTATGATGTGGATCTGCAACATTTGGATACTAAAGGCAGTTCAATTCCACAAAAGTTTAATTTTGAGACAGCTATGCAAGCAACCTTGCTTGATTTGATTGACCGTAAGGTTATTAGCGTTGATAATAAGGAGTTGTTCTGTCATCTTGATATGCCGATGATGGATTATGAAGCCGAAGTGATTGATATGGCATTTGGTGGAAAAGAGAAAATAATTATTGATGATCTTTTTGCTGATTACCATTTTGATGATACTTTGCTGAATAAGTATAAAAAACAATATAAAGGTAAAACACTAGAAAGCAAGCTTAATAAGATAGGAAATGATTTTAATCGCCGATACAATGCTAAATTGAATAGCATTAATAAGTTAGTGGAAAAAGAGGTGACGAGTCAAAACTTACCAGCTATTCGTCAAGAATTATCTGAAGGAACTAAGAGTACCATTTCGTTGGCACGTCGCTTCCTACTGGTAGCAATGCTCTTAGTAACTTTAAGCGGCGTTTATTCATTTATGCAGGAGCATTGGATTTTTCTCATATACGGTACTTTACTAGCAATTGTGATTTTCATGCTGTTTTACATTAACCGAAAAATGCATTATTCTACCGAACATGGAACGATAACAGCTGAGGGTCAACAATGTGTGCAAGCATGGGTTAGCTTTACCAATATGATGCGTGACATTGATAAATTTGATAAAGTTGATATTCAAGGTGTCGTTGTTTGGAATCGTATCTTGGTTTATGCTACTTTATTTGGTTATGCTAAACGGGTGCAAAAATACCTTGATTTTAATGCTATCAAGCTTGCAAATGAATCGGTTATTTTAACCAATCAAGAACTAGGTTATATGATTGGTATGCATACTCATCAGCTAGGATTAGCTAGTCACAATGCGAACATGGCTGCTCATTTTTCCGTTTCCTCTGGTAGCTCCGGCTCAGGTGGCGGGGGAGGATTCTCTGGCGGCGGAGGCGGAGGTGGAGGCGGAGCGTTTTAA
- a CDS encoding cysteine desulfurase, which yields MSALDAHNIYQDFPILDQIVNDEPLVYLDNAATTQKPQQVLDTLNDYYHKTNANVHRGVHTLAERATAAYEASREKARQFINAKSTKEILFTRGTTTGLNWIAGFAEEVLQKDDEVLISIMEHHSNVIPWQEACRKTGAKLVYAYLKDGQLDMADLQSKLSPKTKFVSVAHVSNVLGSIQPVKKIAELAHQVGAYMVVDGAQSAPHMSIDVQDLDCDFFAFSGHKMLGPTGIGVLYGKEELLNQMSPIEFGGEMIDFVYEQEATWKELPWKFEAGTPNIAGAITLGAAIDYLTNIGMDAVHAHEQELVNYVLPKLQAIDGLTVYGPQDPSQHMGVIAFNLDGLHPHDVATALDYEGVAVRAGHHCAQPLITYLGIHSAVRASFYIYNTKEDCDKLVEAILKTKEFFNGTF from the coding sequence ATGTCAGCATTAGATGCGCATAACATTTATCAAGACTTTCCTATTCTTGACCAAATTGTCAATGATGAACCATTAGTTTACCTTGACAATGCGGCAACAACACAGAAACCACAACAAGTTCTTGATACACTTAACGACTATTACCATAAGACAAATGCCAATGTTCACCGTGGTGTTCATACTTTGGCTGAACGTGCAACGGCTGCTTACGAAGCTAGTCGTGAAAAGGCACGCCAATTTATTAATGCCAAGTCAACAAAAGAAATTCTTTTCACACGAGGCACTACAACTGGACTAAACTGGATAGCAGGTTTTGCAGAAGAAGTGCTCCAAAAAGACGATGAAGTTCTCATTTCAATCATGGAACACCATTCAAATGTCATTCCATGGCAAGAAGCTTGCCGTAAAACGGGAGCAAAATTAGTCTACGCTTACCTCAAAGACGGACAACTTGACATGGCAGACTTGCAAAGTAAATTGTCACCCAAAACAAAATTTGTTAGTGTTGCCCACGTTTCAAATGTCCTTGGTTCAATTCAACCTGTCAAAAAAATAGCAGAGCTAGCTCACCAAGTTGGGGCATATATGGTTGTTGACGGTGCGCAATCAGCACCTCACATGAGCATTGATGTTCAAGATTTGGACTGCGATTTCTTTGCTTTTTCGGGACATAAAATGCTAGGACCAACGGGTATTGGTGTCCTTTATGGTAAAGAAGAATTGCTTAATCAAATGTCACCAATTGAATTTGGTGGCGAAATGATTGATTTTGTCTATGAACAAGAGGCAACATGGAAAGAATTACCATGGAAGTTTGAAGCAGGAACACCCAATATTGCGGGAGCTATTACTTTGGGAGCAGCTATTGATTACTTAACCAATATTGGTATGGACGCCGTACATGCTCACGAACAAGAATTAGTAAATTACGTCCTTCCGAAATTGCAAGCTATTGATGGTTTGACGGTTTACGGACCACAAGACCCAAGTCAACACATGGGAGTAATTGCCTTTAACTTAGATGGCTTACACCCACACGATGTGGCAACGGCACTAGATTATGAAGGTGTCGCTGTGCGTGCAGGACACCATTGTGCACAACCATTGATTACTTATCTTGGTATTCATTCAGCTGTGCGTGCAAGTTTTTATATCTATAATACGAAAGAAGATTGTGATAAACTGGTAGAAGCAATTCTTAAAACAAAGGAGTTTTTCAATGGCACTTTCTAG
- a CDS encoding undecaprenyl-diphosphate phosphatase, which produces MLFFELLKAIFLGIVEGITEWLPVSSTGHLILVQEFISLNQSKAFLDMFNIVIQLGAILAVIVIYFKRLNPFQPGKTAREVQLTWQLWLKVVIACIPSILIALPLDDWFEAHFNYMVPIAIALIVYGIAFIWIEKRNANVEPQVTELARMPYLTAFWIGCFQVLSIIPGTSRSGATILGAIIVGTSRSVAADFTFFLAIPTMFGYSGLKAVKFFLDGNVLSFSQFLILMVASVTAFLVSLYVIRFLTDYVKKHDFTIFGKYRIVLGSILIVYSILKAIF; this is translated from the coding sequence ATGTTATTTTTCGAACTACTAAAGGCTATCTTTTTAGGGATAGTTGAGGGAATTACAGAGTGGTTACCTGTTTCAAGTACAGGACACTTGATTTTGGTTCAAGAGTTTATCAGTTTGAACCAAAGCAAAGCGTTTTTGGATATGTTCAATATTGTTATCCAATTGGGAGCAATATTGGCTGTTATCGTAATTTACTTTAAACGTTTGAACCCATTTCAACCTGGTAAAACAGCGCGTGAAGTCCAATTAACATGGCAATTATGGTTAAAAGTTGTTATTGCTTGTATTCCATCAATTTTGATTGCGTTGCCGCTTGATGATTGGTTTGAAGCACATTTTAATTACATGGTTCCAATCGCCATTGCTTTGATTGTTTATGGGATTGCTTTTATCTGGATTGAAAAACGCAATGCTAATGTTGAACCGCAGGTTACTGAACTTGCTCGTATGCCTTATTTAACCGCTTTTTGGATTGGTTGCTTCCAAGTTCTTAGTATTATTCCAGGGACAAGTCGTTCAGGTGCTACAATTCTAGGGGCAATTATTGTGGGGACAAGTCGTTCAGTTGCCGCTGACTTTACTTTCTTCCTTGCTATCCCAACAATGTTTGGTTATAGTGGCTTGAAGGCAGTTAAGTTCTTCCTAGATGGAAATGTTCTTAGTTTCAGTCAATTTTTAATTTTAATGGTTGCTAGTGTGACAGCATTCCTTGTCAGCCTTTACGTTATCCGCTTCTTGACTGATTATGTTAAAAAACATGATTTCACTATTTTCGGTAAATATCGTATCGTTTTAGGTTCGATTCTTATTGTTTATAGTATCTTGAAAGCTATCTTTTAA
- the mecA gene encoding adaptor protein MecA — MEMKQISETTLKITISMEDLEERGMELKDFLIPQEKTEEFFYSVMDELDLPDNFKDSGMLSFRVTPRKDRIDVFVTKSEINKEINFEDLAAFDDVSNMSPEEFFKTLEQTMLSKGDTEAHEKLGKIEEMMESAVEEVLTEQAQTEPSEDDINPSDYVHYVFDFQTLEAVVAFAKAIDFPVEASELYKDGGLYHMTILLDLQNHPSYYANLMYARLLEYASTGTKTRAYLQEHGLEMLADDAVVKLKMIELV, encoded by the coding sequence ATGGAAATGAAACAGATTAGCGAGACAACGCTAAAAATAACGATTAGTATGGAAGATTTGGAAGAACGTGGCATGGAGTTGAAAGATTTTTTGATTCCACAAGAAAAGACAGAGGAGTTCTTCTACTCAGTAATGGACGAATTAGATTTACCAGATAATTTCAAAGATAGCGGAATGCTTAGTTTCCGTGTGACACCAAGAAAAGACCGTATTGATGTCTTTGTTACAAAATCTGAAATTAATAAAGAAATTAATTTTGAAGATTTAGCTGCATTTGACGACGTGTCAAACATGTCACCTGAGGAATTTTTCAAAACATTGGAACAAACAATGCTTTCTAAAGGTGATACTGAAGCGCATGAAAAATTAGGAAAAATTGAAGAAATGATGGAAAGTGCTGTTGAGGAGGTTCTCACAGAACAAGCTCAAACAGAACCATCAGAAGATGACATTAATCCATCTGACTATGTTCATTATGTCTTTGATTTTCAAACGCTTGAAGCTGTAGTAGCCTTTGCTAAAGCAATTGATTTTCCGGTTGAAGCATCAGAACTCTACAAAGATGGTGGTCTTTACCACATGACCATTTTACTTGATTTACAAAATCATCCGTCATACTATGCGAATTTGATGTATGCTCGTTTGTTGGAATATGCTAGCACAGGTACAAAAACGCGTGCTTATTTGCAAGAGCACGGTCTTGAAATGTTAGCAGATGACGCTGTTGTAAAATTAAAAATGATTGAGTTGGTATAA